In one Trichosurus vulpecula isolate mTriVul1 chromosome 8, mTriVul1.pri, whole genome shotgun sequence genomic region, the following are encoded:
- the MARVELD1 gene encoding MARVEL domain-containing protein 1, producing MRPPPPRQPPPPAAGARSSVSLQRSFLRSPLGVLRLLQLLAGAAFWITIASSKYQGPVHFALFVSVFFWLLTAGLYFTTLLGKHELVPLLGPRWLLTNVVHDLLAAGLYVAASGIMIDQTQRHSYCNLKHYPLPCAYNAFLAASVCGCFCLSLYLLSALYGSCRRCRGHQDLA from the coding sequence ATGCGCCCCCCGCCACCGCGCCAGCCCCCGCCGCCTGCGGCCGGGGCGCGGAGCTCGGTGAGCTTGCAGCGATCGTTTCTGCGGAGTCCGCTGGGCGTGCTGCGACTGCTGCAGCTGCTGGCCGGAGCCGCCTTCTGGATCACCATCGCCTCGAGCAAGTACCAGGGCCCGGTGCATTTCGCCCTCTTCGTCTCCGTGTTCTTCTGGCTGCTGACTGCTGGCCTCTACTTCACCACCCTGCTGGGCAAGCACGAGTTGGTGCCGCTGCTGGGCCCTCGCTGGCTGCTCACCAACGTGGTCCACGACCTGCTGGCGGCCGGCCTGTACGTGGCGGCCTCGGGCATCATGATCGACCAGACGCAGCGGCACAGCTACTGCAACCTTAAGCACTACCCGCTGCCCTGCGCCTACAACGCTTTCCTCGCCGCCTCAGTCTGCGGCTGCTTCTGCCTCTCGCTCTACCTTCTCTCGGCGCTCTACGGCTCCTGCCGCCGCTGCCGGGGCCACCAGGACTTAGCGTGA